The following coding sequences lie in one Micromonospora sp. R77 genomic window:
- a CDS encoding SRPBCC domain-containing protein, whose product MEFGTIEREIHIDASPEVVFDVVSSPEHLRQWWPDEAEFPAEPGGAGRIGFGDCAHGGTWVQFTVVDAIPPQLFSFRWTHDEGVAAAPGNSLLVVFELRPDGAGTLLRMTESGFRERGWEEAKVAAEYAEHVTGWDYFLPRLPAYAATVAAGASA is encoded by the coding sequence ATGGAATTCGGCACGATCGAGCGGGAGATCCACATCGACGCCTCACCCGAGGTCGTCTTCGACGTGGTGAGCAGCCCGGAGCACCTGCGCCAGTGGTGGCCGGACGAGGCGGAGTTCCCGGCGGAGCCGGGTGGTGCGGGCCGGATCGGGTTCGGCGACTGTGCCCACGGTGGCACGTGGGTGCAGTTCACCGTGGTCGACGCGATTCCCCCGCAGCTGTTCTCCTTCCGCTGGACCCATGACGAGGGCGTGGCCGCCGCACCGGGCAACTCGCTGCTGGTGGTCTTCGAGCTGCGGCCGGACGGGGCGGGGACGCTGCTGCGGATGACCGAGAGCGGCTTCCGGGAGCGTGGCTGGGAGGAGGCGAAGGTCGCCGCCGAGTACGCCGAGCACGTCACCGGTTGGGACTACTTCCTCCCCCGGCTGCCGGCGTACGCGGCGACGGTGGCGGCGGGCGCGTCCGCGTGA
- a CDS encoding ArsR/SmtB family transcription factor, giving the protein MTVVDDDLWAAVGDPTRRRLLDLLLSDGSGTATSLSDRLPVTRQAVAKHLVVLDRVGLVHATTSGRERQFRVDEAQLARAVAQLADVGAAWNARLRRIRRIAESIERGRHAGTEQDQ; this is encoded by the coding sequence GTGACGGTGGTGGACGACGACCTGTGGGCGGCGGTCGGCGACCCGACCCGGCGGCGGCTGCTCGACCTGCTGCTGAGCGACGGCAGTGGGACGGCGACGAGCCTGAGTGACCGGCTGCCGGTGACCCGTCAGGCGGTGGCGAAGCACCTGGTCGTCCTGGACCGGGTGGGTCTGGTGCACGCGACCACCAGTGGACGGGAGCGGCAGTTCCGCGTCGACGAGGCGCAGCTGGCCCGCGCCGTCGCGCAGCTGGCGGACGTGGGTGCGGCGTGGAACGCCCGGCTGCGGCGGATCCGGCGGATCGCGGAGTCGATCGAGCGGGGCAGGCACGCGGGGACCGAGCAGGATCAGTAG
- a CDS encoding SRPBCC domain-containing protein, which produces MADILHRIGVARSSPQRVYEALTTVDGLSGWWTEKTSGVTELGGVLEFRFAAGGFDMKVVELVPGRRVRWEVVDGPPEWVGTGVRWDLRQDGDFTIVVFAHEGWREPVEFMYHCSTKWAVFLLSLKRLLETGEGAPEPRDVRISDWH; this is translated from the coding sequence ATGGCAGACATCTTGCATCGCATCGGCGTCGCGCGCTCGTCGCCGCAGCGGGTGTACGAGGCGCTCACCACGGTGGACGGTTTGTCGGGTTGGTGGACGGAGAAGACGTCCGGGGTGACCGAGCTGGGCGGTGTGCTGGAGTTCCGGTTCGCGGCGGGCGGGTTCGACATGAAGGTCGTGGAGCTGGTGCCGGGGCGGCGGGTGCGTTGGGAGGTGGTGGACGGGCCGCCGGAGTGGGTCGGCACCGGTGTGCGGTGGGACCTGCGGCAGGACGGTGACTTCACGATCGTGGTGTTCGCGCACGAGGGTTGGCGTGAGCCGGTGGAGTTCATGTACCACTGCAGCACCAAGTGGGCGGTCTTCCTGCTGAGTCTCAAGCGGTTGCTGGAGACCGGGGAGGGTGCTCCGGAGCCGCGGGACGTGCGGATCAGCGACTGGCACTGA
- a CDS encoding SDR family oxidoreductase: MTNVTIVTGGSRGIGAATARRLAAAGHHVAIGYRHDHTAAQAVLADLDATGNHGIAVPADTSDPDQVRHLFDAAADLGPLTGLVNNAGITSPIGPFTDLRHDDLRQVVDVNLIGYVLCAQQAARRMTHGGAIVNISSAAATLGSPGEYIHYAAVKAATDTLTLGLAKELAPHGIRVNAVAPGIIRTDIHTLSGTPDRADTAAARIPLGRAGEPDEVAAAVTWLLGPDASYTTGAVLRVAGGL, encoded by the coding sequence TTGACCAACGTCACCATCGTCACCGGCGGCAGCCGCGGCATCGGCGCCGCCACCGCCCGCCGGCTCGCCGCCGCCGGCCACCACGTCGCCATCGGCTACCGCCACGACCACACCGCCGCCCAGGCCGTCCTCGCCGACCTGGACGCCACCGGCAACCACGGCATCGCCGTACCCGCCGACACCAGCGACCCCGACCAGGTCCGCCACCTCTTCGACGCCGCCGCCGACCTCGGCCCCCTCACCGGCCTGGTCAACAACGCCGGCATCACCAGCCCCATCGGACCCTTCACCGACCTGCGCCACGACGACCTGCGCCAGGTCGTCGACGTCAACCTCATCGGGTACGTCCTCTGCGCCCAACAAGCCGCCCGCCGGATGACCCACGGCGGCGCCATCGTCAACATCTCCTCCGCCGCCGCCACCCTCGGCAGCCCCGGCGAATACATCCACTACGCCGCCGTCAAGGCCGCCACCGACACGCTCACCCTCGGCCTGGCCAAGGAACTCGCCCCACACGGCATCCGGGTCAACGCCGTCGCCCCCGGCATCATCCGCACCGACATCCACACCCTCTCCGGCACACCCGACCGCGCCGACACCGCCGCCGCCCGCATCCCCCTCGGCCGCGCCGGAGAACCCGACGAGGTCGCCGCCGCCGTCACCTGGCTGCTCGGCCCCGACGCCTCCTACACCACCGGCGCCGTCCTGCGCGTCGCCGGCGGCCTCTGA
- a CDS encoding patatin-like phospholipase family protein: MTRALVLGGGGVTGVAWELGLLAGLVERGVDLVGADLVVGTSAGSVVGAQVCSGVPVERLYAAQLRPAGGEVAARLGVGVLARWVWAGGRGRDAVRARARVGAMACAARTPSEASRRAVIEGRLPVREWPARLRVTAVDAVSGEFVVFDAGSGVSLVDAVGASCAVPGVWPPVTIAGRRFVDGGVRSAVNADLAEGAEAVVVLAPVSSAFGPMPRLAAQVAGLRRSARVAVVTPDGAARRAIGRNVLDPARRAGAARAGRAQAAVVADEVAAVWGRLA; this comes from the coding sequence ATGACGCGGGCGTTGGTGTTGGGCGGTGGCGGGGTGACCGGGGTGGCCTGGGAGTTGGGGCTGCTGGCGGGTCTGGTGGAGCGGGGGGTGGACCTGGTCGGGGCGGATCTGGTGGTGGGGACGTCGGCGGGTTCGGTGGTGGGTGCGCAGGTGTGTTCGGGGGTGCCGGTGGAGCGGTTGTACGCGGCGCAGTTGCGTCCGGCGGGGGGTGAGGTGGCGGCGCGGTTGGGGGTGGGGGTGCTGGCGCGGTGGGTGTGGGCGGGTGGGCGTGGGCGGGATGCGGTGCGGGCGCGGGCCCGGGTGGGGGCGATGGCGTGTGCGGCGCGGACGCCGTCGGAGGCGTCGCGGCGGGCGGTGATCGAGGGGCGGTTGCCGGTGCGGGAGTGGCCGGCGCGGTTGCGGGTGACGGCGGTGGACGCGGTGTCGGGTGAGTTCGTGGTGTTCGACGCGGGCAGTGGGGTGTCGTTGGTGGATGCGGTGGGGGCGAGTTGCGCGGTGCCGGGGGTGTGGCCGCCGGTGACGATCGCGGGTCGTCGGTTCGTCGACGGTGGGGTGCGGTCGGCGGTGAATGCGGATCTGGCCGAGGGGGCGGAGGCGGTGGTGGTGTTGGCGCCGGTGTCGTCGGCGTTCGGGCCGATGCCGCGGCTGGCGGCGCAGGTGGCCGGGTTGCGGCGGTCGGCGCGGGTGGCGGTGGTGACGCCGGACGGGGCGGCGCGGCGGGCGATCGGTCGTAACGTGTTGGATCCGGCGCGTCGGGCGGGTGCTGCGCGGGCCGGTCGGGCGCAGGCGGCGGTGGTGGCCGACGAGGTGGCGGCGGTGTGGGGTCGGTTGGCCTAG